The Aureibacter tunicatorum genome segment GGAAAAAAAGCACTTGAATCAAGAAAAAAACATGCATAAATTATCTTTTTAATTATGAATATTATTTTTTAAGTATAATTACATGGAAATAAAGACATTGGAAAAGGTTTCTTTTAAGGCAATTGTAGAGTGCTTTTTAGCCGCTTTCTCGGATTATTTTGTCGCTATGCCTCAAGAAACGTCTTATTATGAGAAGCGTTGGAAAGCTGCGGGAGTGGATTGGAAATATTCTTACGGCGCGTTTGACCAAGATAAATTAGTAGCCTTTATTATACACGCAGTGGATTATAGGCAAGGGAAGAAAAAAGCGTACAACACGGGAACAGGAGTCTTGCCGAGTCATCGAGGAAATAAGCTAATTAAGCGCATTTATCAAAAGGCAATGATCGATTTGGCGAAAGCGGACTTCAATCAAATAGAATTGGAAGTGATCAAAGAAAATATTCCAGCTTTAAGATCATATCAGTCCATTGGTTTTGAAATAAGCTCAAGTTATAAATGCTATTCGGGAGAAATTAGTTTAGGCGATATTTCAGAGCAAGCATTTGAATTAAGAGAAATTGACAAAGGGGAATTTGATTGGGAGTTGTCTCAAGGTAAATATTCTTGGGATTATCAGAAACCCTCTTTGGTATCCGCTGATTACAAGTATTATTATTTGGTTGTGCATGGAAAACCGGAATCATACTTTATCATCAATGCAACTGGGAATATCGGGCAGTTTGATGTTTTGCAAGAAAACGATAATGCTTGGAAAAGATTGATGAAGGCTATTGCAAGCGTTTCAAATACTGTGAAAATTATCAATGTGGATGAAAGCAATGCCAGTAAGGTACAAATTTTAGAAAGGCATAACTTGAGAAATACTGTCGATCAGTATGAGATGCTTTTGAGGATTTAAATGGAAGGATTCAGTACAAAACATTAGATTGATCCTATAGTTTTTTCAAGTATAAATGCTTGTCGTACATGTTTCAATCTGCTTCAAAATTTTTTTCTTCATCGCGAGACAGATCGCTAAGCAGATCGGAAAGTATCGCTAAGGCTCCGCCAAAATTCGAGACTCCTGTGCAAGCTATGTTCGGAAGTTATGAGAATTTTAAAATGCTTTCGGATAAAGATGATAAGAATAGCGACATTTCCAGAGAAATATTCATGTTGATACAAAGCTTTTTGGAAATGAAAGATCAATTCAGCGATGTCAACAGAATCAGCTCTTTTGGCGCGGAAAAGATGATGAGCGAGATCATGAAAGAGCAAATGATTTGCTTGCATCGATTGAAGGAAGCGGTTAAGGAATGGAGTAGAAGGAATCCTATACCTCAAAAGCAACTAAATACTCATCCGAATGTAAAAGTGTATGCGAAATTAATGGATGATATTTTTGAAGCGCAAAGAGATATTATTCATCGCATGAATTTTTATTTGTTTCCATTGCCAATGCCTTCGGATTTTGGCGTGGAGCTTTATCCAAAAACGATGGACGATAGACAAGCACGTCAAAGCGCGTATGAATCGAGTCATTTAGCTCCAATTTTAAAACGATTGACAGGGGAGTTTAAAACACAATTTAAAATAGTTTTCAGAGGCTTGTCGTGTGAAAGGCTTCAAGCGGAAAAGGATTTTAATACTTTATGCTTACTGCTTACGCATACAGTGACAGGTTGTAATTTGTTATTGCAATTGCATGATTTTTTGGTTAAAAGCCCTCATGAGTTGATAGTGATTTCTAGACCCGATTTAGCGACTCATGGGACTATATTTATTCCCGCTCCGACAGGTGAATTGACACTTAATATGTTGGCAGTGCAACCTTCCGAACAATGGGCTGCTATAAGTCAGCTTAGAGAAGGATTGTTCGGATCACAATATGGATTAGGAATCAATCCTCCGGAGATTTCATTTGCTGAAAGCTTGGCTTATTTTGAGGCAGCGTACAAGGCGGAAAAATTAAAGAAAGCATCTCAAAGGGTTGCTGTAAATATACGATCCGAAATGGGTTTGCCTCGAAAAGTCGCAGAAGAAAATTTTATTCTGGGAAAAAAAGAAATGCGGCAAACGACTCCTGCGGATCAATCGAGTGAAAAGAAAACAAGAAAGCTTCATTTTCATCAACATAGAAGCCATTCATTGCAGTTTCCTACAGACGCTTTGACGAGAAAAGGAGTTCAGGGATTCTGGCAGATGTTTTTTGAGCAACCTAATTACGATTTCGGAAAAGTAGAGCGTTTGGGCGTCGCAGGATTGGGAAAAAACAGCAAAGTATTTTTTATAGAGAGTAGTGATTATGGTGGAAATCCTGTTGAATACGCGCTTAAGTTTTTTTCCGCTCAAGGCAATAGGCCTGAACAATTGGAAAAGGAAGCGATAGCGAATAATTTTATTCGAATGGTGGGAAAAAGGGTTGCTGCTCCTGAGTGCAGACCTGTAGATACAGATGATAAAGGCTTGAATCGTTTTGTTGCTCAAGTGAGCAAAAGAGGATATCCCGCTTTTATTAAGACTCGACTGGCCAGTGCTTGGCAAGAAAATCAATTTAATGATTCGCAAGTCGCGGGATTGCTTATGCGGAGGGTTTTTGGTTCCTCAATGATGATGAATACATGTCTTGACGGCGGAAGCGACCGATCTGGAGAAAAGAGGAGGAGGTATGAGCTCAATGAGCAGCTTTTTACTGACAATCCGGAAATCTATCTTGCCATTGGAGAGTTGTCGGCCTATAATTTAGTCATGGGAAATGCTGATTCGGCAATAACAGGCGTGAACTCCGGCAACATGCTATACGATGTGCAAAGAAAGATGCTTAATGTATTTGACCAAACTATCTCGCTTTTTGACATGGCAGTTATGGGAATGATTTTCACTTCTGGTTTGGATTGGTCAACAGGAGATGAATTAAGAGAAATGATCGCTGATCCTGATAAACATTCCGAACGTTTTAGAAAAACCACGGCTAATATCAGAGCTTTTGTGCCTTCTTTTCTAACCAATGAATTGAATTTTTTCCTAAAAGATCAATGGGATAAGTCTGTGTTTTTAGCGAGAATGGCACATGTTACCAGAGAGAATTTTCCTGCTTTTAATGTACATCCGATGCTTGTGTGCACCGGTTTTGTTGAAGGTTGTTTGAGGCTCTTCGAGCATTCGGATTTGCGTCAGATTATGAAGCAAATTCGTTGCCTGTCTTTTCCTCATGAATTCGAGGCTTTCTTGGTGAGTTGGCAAAAGGTTGAGGAGACGATTGACAACGTTGGATATGAGAAACTAAGAAAGAAAGTCGCCGAAAATCAATCGAAAACATTGGAAGCTGGCTTCGATTTTGCCCATAGAAGCCAACTTAAGATGTCTTCATTGAGAAAGCCTTTGCATGTCACAAGTTTATAATTTAAACTCTGTCTTGCCTTAGCGAGATTATTTTTGTGTTTCCAAATTGATTTCTAGCTTCAAAGCAATACCACCTTTCGTCGCATTTGAATAATTCGTTGGCATGTCTGGGTGAGAGCCCCATTTCCTTGCGGATAGGATTTTCTATTTCTTTTGTGGCTTTATGGCCTTCATCAGGATCGTAGAGCATAGTTCCTTCTCTGGCTCTTCGTGCCATGTACAAGGCTCTGAGCATATGAAAAAAGGAAGGATACAGACCTAGGCTTCCTGATAAAATAGTTGGAACCCAGTCTCTTTCAGTGACAAAGTATCGTGTTTCTAGTAACTTCGAAGGAGGAAGGTAGAGGGTCATGGGATGAAGAGGTTTCATATCTTCAGGAGAAGTAACTTGCGGTATTGTGTAAGGCACTTTTACAAAGCCTTGTTGAATCGCATTGGAAGAAGCTGGGGTAGCTCCTTTGTCTGATGCAAGTGTCATCGCCCATTTGCAAGCTTGGCTTGAGGTTAATGTTTCCTCAAACATCTGGTTGCCTAGGGATTCTTGTCTTTTGCTCATTTCAACTTCGTCAGCTACGCTAGGGTGATGAATTTTGCAACTATCATTTTCTTCAAAACATAGTCTGGCTTCATCGGTGAATAATTCCTCGCTAAAGGTAACGTACAAAGGCATGCTTGGCGCGTCCATAAGCAGTTTTTCCAGAAAAAGAGCGCTAGTTTCATACTGAAGCATTTCGGCGATTTGAGTTCTGGCATTCCAAAGGAATTTCGCGGGATCATTATTTCTATTAGCTAAAGCTCTTGAGATCTGAATATCTTTGAATTCAAACAAGTATTCATTTAGATCGTAATTTCCTTGAAAAATACGAGGTTCCAATTCTCTTCTTACATATAGTCCTGAATCTTCGGGAGGATAAAAACATGCTTCGCTTTTAGCGTCCGGAGGAGTTTGAAAGCGAACACTCTTTTTTCCATCAGGTTTTCTTCTGGAAAGCAAATATTCTTCATTCACACCGGACAACAAATCAAGTCTTTCTGTGCTTACCCGCCGATATTTTTCTATTTGATCATTAGTTTTGACGCTGGATTTGACAGGATTGCCTTCTTCATCAAGTTCAGCGATTTGAGGCTTTGCAGTTGATGGCGGTGAAAAAGGAATAAATGCTTCGGTTTCATCTTCGTAAAGCGGAGCAATAAGGTCGTATTTGGCAGGTGGAAGTTTTCGAAGTTTTTCTTTTAAAACTCTCTTTTTAAAATCAGTTTTTTGCTTCGCGCTGTATTCGGCAGCTTCCACAGCTTCTTCTTTTGATTTCCTTTCTTGTGTTGGAAACAAATCGATAAAGGCTTGATGTTCATAAGGATGTATTCCTTCCGCTTGAAAGTCGGGAGTGACGAATTTTAAATTGGATTTGCCTAAAATGATGCGATCCC includes the following:
- a CDS encoding GNAT family N-acetyltransferase is translated as MEIKTLEKVSFKAIVECFLAAFSDYFVAMPQETSYYEKRWKAAGVDWKYSYGAFDQDKLVAFIIHAVDYRQGKKKAYNTGTGVLPSHRGNKLIKRIYQKAMIDLAKADFNQIELEVIKENIPALRSYQSIGFEISSSYKCYSGEISLGDISEQAFELREIDKGEFDWELSQGKYSWDYQKPSLVSADYKYYYLVVHGKPESYFIINATGNIGQFDVLQENDNAWKRLMKAIASVSNTVKIINVDESNASKVQILERHNLRNTVDQYEMLLRI